One part of the Anopheles merus strain MAF chromosome 3L, AmerM5.1, whole genome shotgun sequence genome encodes these proteins:
- the LOC121598529 gene encoding phosphopantothenoylcysteine decarboxylase — MKVKKNILVGCTGSVATIKLPLLVEKLLQLTEFEVEVHVIVTEHARHFFSPQDLPAAVTLHTDAEEWTSWQKRGDPVLHIELGKWADLLVIAPLDANSLAKMANGLCDNLLLCTTRAWDPTKPLLFCPAMNTRMWEHPITAAQIGTLKSWGHREVPCIAKTLMCGDTGLGAMAEVDTIVSTIRDTLSMEQS; from the coding sequence ATGAAGGTGAAGAAAAACATCCTCGTCGGCTGTACCGGAAGTGTGGCCACGATCAAGCTTCCCCTGCTGGTGGAAAAACTGCTCCAGCTGACCGAGTTCGAGGTGGAAGTACACGTGATCGTCACCGAGCATGCCCGGCATTTCTTCTCGCCGCAGGATCTGCCGGCCGCGGTCACACTCCACACGGACGCGGAAGAGTGGACGAGCTGGCAGAAGCGGGGCGACCCGGTCCTGCACATCGAGCTGGGCAAGTGGGCCGACCTGCTCGTGATTGCACCGCTCGACGCTAACAGCCTCGCCAAGATGGCCAACGGGCTGTGCGATAATTTGTTGCTCTGTACGACACGCGCCTGGGATCCGACGAAACCGTTGCTCTTCTGTCCCGCGATGAACACGCGCATGTGGGAACATCCGATTACGGCGGCACAGATCGGTACGCTCAAGTCCTGGGGCCACCGGGAGGTGCCGTGCATTGCGAAAACGCTCATGTGTGGCGATACGGGGCTGGGTGCGATGGCCGAAGTGGATACGATCGTCAGCACGATCAGGGACACGCTGTCGATGGAGCAGAGTTGA
- the LOC121598530 gene encoding cytochrome c oxidase assembly protein COX19 produces MTSMTFGQKKFIPTAPEKGSFPLDHGGQCRKLMLFYMRCLRENADDNSACREESKAYLQCRMDHDLMTREDFSKLGYSSEKSSENKPEQS; encoded by the coding sequence ATGACGTCTATGACATTTGGCCAGAAAAAGTTTATCCCGACCGCACCGGAAAAGGGTAGCTTCCCGCTGGACCACGGCGGCCAGTGCCGGAAGCTGATGCTGTTCTATATGCGCTGCCTGCGAGAGAACGCCGACGATAATTCTGCCTGCCGGGAGGAATCGAAAGCCTACCTGCAGTGCCGCATGGATCACGATCTGATGACACGGGAAGACTTCTCCAAGCTAGGCTACAGCAGTGAGAAAAGCAGTGAAAACAAACCGGAACAATCTTAA